Proteins co-encoded in one Symmachiella macrocystis genomic window:
- a CDS encoding carcinine hydrolase/isopenicillin-N N-acyltransferase family protein produces the protein MSACRLPVSFNVRRILECRDRNEAIEYLRGIHAGTAMNYMLCDREMAVSVETWEDNAKTVDVYEGNYAVHSNHALHKGAPVTFKMNASSGGGSYGFTHQRLELGLKIMKEKAAMMTFAGVRAMKSTRPILVYPGKATGRTPPRSKPSSNQMSLCTKRYWGC, from the coding sequence ATGAGCGCCTGCCGATTACCGGTCTCGTTCAACGTTCGCAGAATTCTGGAATGCCGCGATCGCAACGAAGCGATCGAATACCTGAGAGGCATTCACGCAGGCACCGCCATGAACTATATGTTGTGCGATCGGGAAATGGCGGTTTCCGTCGAGACCTGGGAAGACAACGCAAAGACTGTCGATGTATACGAAGGGAATTACGCGGTTCACTCCAACCATGCACTCCACAAAGGCGCACCGGTTACGTTTAAGATGAATGCCAGTTCTGGCGGAGGCTCGTATGGTTTCACCCACCAACGCTTGGAGTTAGGTTTGAAAATCATGAAGGAGAAGGCCGCCATGATGACCTTTGCAGGCGTACGAGCAATGAAGTCGACACGACCCATTCTCGTCTACCCCGGAAAGGCAACGGGGCGAACTCCTCCCCGTTCAAAACCCTCTTCGAACCAAATGTCTCTTTGCACAAAGAGATATTGGGGCTGTTAA
- a CDS encoding amidohydrolase family protein produces the protein MTDSDISAIDVHAHYGKFFRANNSALSNAFASGDAATVVRRAKQCGTEITIVSPLLGLMPRGESDAVAGNSEAARIVPATPGLRQWVIIDPSNPATFEQAEQMLPLPHCVGIKIHPEEHLYPIREHGRRIFEFAAAHKAVVLTHSGEENSLPADFLPLANEFPEVTLILAHIGCGYDGDRTHQIRAISQSRHGNIYADTSSSNSILPNLIEWAVGEVGPDQILYGTDTPLYFAPMQRARIDHADLPDDAKQMIFRDNALRLLDLNLVLPD, from the coding sequence ATGACAGACAGTGACATCTCAGCCATCGACGTCCACGCCCACTACGGCAAATTTTTTCGCGCTAACAACAGCGCGCTGAGCAATGCCTTTGCCTCGGGCGATGCTGCCACAGTGGTGCGGCGGGCGAAGCAGTGCGGCACCGAAATCACAATCGTCTCGCCGCTATTGGGATTGATGCCGCGCGGCGAGAGTGATGCGGTTGCAGGAAACAGCGAAGCTGCCCGAATCGTCCCGGCAACGCCCGGCCTCAGACAATGGGTCATCATCGACCCCTCCAACCCTGCTACATTTGAACAGGCGGAGCAGATGTTGCCGCTGCCGCATTGCGTCGGCATTAAGATTCATCCCGAAGAGCACCTCTATCCCATTCGCGAGCATGGAAGACGCATTTTCGAATTCGCCGCAGCCCACAAAGCGGTGGTACTCACCCATAGCGGAGAAGAGAACAGCCTGCCCGCGGATTTTTTGCCGCTGGCCAACGAATTCCCAGAAGTGACTTTGATCCTGGCCCATATTGGCTGCGGCTACGACGGGGACCGGACACATCAAATCCGGGCGATCAGCCAATCCCGCCACGGTAACATCTATGCTGACACATCCAGCTCCAACAGCATTCTGCCCAATCTGATTGAATGGGCGGTCGGTGAAGTCGGTCCCGACCAGATCCTTTACGGCACGGATACGCCACTCTACTTTGCCCCGATGCAACGCGCCCGCATCGACCACGCAGACCTACCGGACGACGCCAAACAAATGATCTTCCGCGACAACGCCCTGCGGCTCCTTGATTTGAACCTAGTTTTACCAGATTGA
- a CDS encoding integrase core domain-containing protein: MSRLFHPLLLLIANASEHRLAKHVQYLKEELSILRARIPGEIHTKPEERARLLKFGKPLGKDIDRLISIVTPSTFHRWVREERRGYKPAKPGRPRKRQVLRELVRKIARETGVGYTRILGELRRLGINRICRQTVRNILKEEGIDTSPKRSQGSWEQFIKIHAKTLWACDFFTQRVITPRGIMNYFLLVFINVETREIFVSNSMAHPDSAWVTQQARNFLMHTSDGDDKPACLIRDRDTKFTVQFDDVLKAEGVKVKVLPIQSPNLNSRCERVIQSIKQECLDNFLVFGEQHLNYLVREYVGYYNNQRAHSACGHLPPSCADPPAENNRIVLDQIVRRERLGGLIQWYERAA; the protein is encoded by the coding sequence ATGTCCCGGCTGTTTCACCCGCTGTTGCTGCTGATCGCCAATGCCTCTGAACACAGATTGGCCAAACACGTCCAATACTTGAAGGAAGAACTGTCGATCCTTCGCGCACGCATCCCCGGCGAAATCCACACCAAGCCAGAGGAGCGCGCCCGGTTGCTGAAATTCGGCAAACCGCTCGGCAAGGACATTGACCGGTTGATCAGCATCGTCACGCCCAGCACATTCCATCGCTGGGTCCGGGAAGAGCGACGTGGCTACAAGCCGGCCAAGCCGGGACGCCCCCGCAAACGGCAAGTATTGCGTGAGTTGGTCCGTAAGATCGCTCGTGAGACCGGTGTCGGTTACACACGCATCCTCGGCGAATTGCGGCGGCTCGGCATCAACCGTATCTGCCGGCAAACGGTTCGCAACATCCTCAAAGAGGAGGGGATCGATACGTCGCCGAAACGGTCCCAAGGTTCGTGGGAACAGTTCATCAAGATCCACGCCAAGACGCTCTGGGCCTGTGACTTTTTCACACAGCGCGTCATCACGCCGCGGGGAATCATGAACTATTTCCTGTTGGTCTTCATCAACGTTGAGACCCGCGAGATCTTCGTCAGCAACTCCATGGCGCATCCCGATTCCGCGTGGGTGACGCAGCAGGCACGCAACTTTTTGATGCACACCTCGGATGGCGACGACAAACCGGCCTGCCTCATCCGTGACCGCGACACGAAATTCACGGTACAGTTCGACGATGTGCTCAAAGCCGAAGGGGTAAAGGTCAAGGTTCTGCCGATACAAAGCCCAAACTTGAATTCGCGCTGCGAACGGGTCATTCAGAGCATCAAGCAAGAATGCCTGGACAACTTTCTGGTGTTTGGCGAACAGCACCTCAACTACCTCGTCCGTGAATACGTTGGCTATTACAACAATCAGCGAGCCCATTCGGCTTGCGGGCACCTACCGCCGTCATGCGCAGATCCGCCCGCGGAGAACAATAGGATCGTACTCGATCAGATCGTTCGCCGCGAACGTCTCGGCGGACTGATTCAGTGGTACGAACGCGCCGCGTGA
- a CDS encoding RHS repeat-associated core domain-containing protein yields MQHYAYTAYGIAIGFDEAQALTALLYSGEAFDSRVGLQYLRARWYDPNFGRFNRLDPFSGNLRDPQSLHKYLYTHGDPVNGIDPTGLMTYGDVMGVLTVMGTGFAIGVSTNGLRNGALGLPVEDDWWKAGVKGAVFLPARFKNYDGRKSNDEKKFV; encoded by the coding sequence GTGCAGCACTACGCCTACACGGCGTACGGAATCGCCATCGGTTTCGACGAAGCCCAGGCATTGACGGCCCTGCTCTACAGCGGCGAAGCCTTCGACAGCCGCGTGGGCCTGCAATACCTACGGGCAAGATGGTATGATCCGAATTTCGGGCGATTTAATCGCCTCGACCCGTTCTCTGGCAATTTACGTGACCCGCAGTCGTTGCATAAGTATTTGTATACACATGGCGACCCGGTGAATGGGATTGACCCGACGGGGTTGATGACATACGGAGACGTGATGGGCGTCTTGACCGTGATGGGGACAGGATTTGCGATCGGCGTCAGCACAAATGGTTTAAGAAACGGCGCATTGGGGCTACCGGTCGAAGATGATTGGTGGAAGGCCGGAGTCAAAGGTGCGGTGTTTTTGCCCGCGCGGTTCAAAAACTATGACGGACGAAAGTCAAACGACGAAAAGAAGTTCGTGTGA